A single Streptomyces sp. Edi2 DNA region contains:
- a CDS encoding HAD family hydrolase: MIRTLFVDVGGVLYNNINEETDFLARLADRYGADRAEIARRVEASAPEYESGERHVHQVLARLVADGHRLSADTPTETRWLDRAYLGSVRPYHDSFRALRELRQERPEVTVVLTNNEAEHWDRLKDETYGHFALFDMLCSSWRVGRVKPALSFFTAALHGCRATAAETLLIDDRATVLRVGAELGMHTLHVSTPEVFAHRLGRAVRGDVLPSMP, translated from the coding sequence ATGATTCGAACGCTGTTCGTGGACGTCGGCGGCGTGCTCTACAACAACATCAACGAAGAGACGGACTTCCTTGCACGGCTTGCCGATCGCTACGGCGCGGACCGGGCGGAAATCGCCCGGCGCGTCGAGGCGTCGGCGCCCGAATACGAGAGCGGCGAGCGTCATGTGCACCAAGTGCTCGCCCGCCTCGTCGCGGACGGACACAGACTCTCGGCCGACACACCCACAGAAACGCGCTGGCTGGACCGCGCCTACCTGGGCAGCGTCCGCCCATACCACGACAGCTTCCGCGCGCTGCGCGAACTACGCCAGGAGCGGCCGGAGGTGACGGTGGTCCTCACCAACAACGAGGCCGAGCACTGGGACCGCCTGAAGGACGAGACCTACGGACACTTCGCGCTGTTCGACATGCTGTGCTCGTCCTGGCGCGTGGGCCGCGTGAAACCGGCACTGTCGTTCTTCACCGCGGCACTGCACGGGTGCCGTGCGACGGCCGCCGAGACGCTGCTCATCGACGACCGCGCCACGGTGCTGCGAGTGGGGGCCGAGCTGGGGATGCACACCCTGCACGTGTCCACCCCGGAGGTCTTCGCCCACCGGCTCGGCCGGGCGGTGCGGGGCGACGTGCTGCCGTCCATGCCGTGA
- a CDS encoding StsF protein, translating to MDANSVRPKAPIDRLRTSGADLDIDSLRTFYTAHRCAQIPQVADVTALKEAALSIYRQLSDEPVLDAQEHAAGDGSLGYGFRLLRIDAKSDSPAHAERVTTVFRHHGLLDWAEHAARHLLPVVEAITGRQLHYERVFLLAYREGDYIGPHGAEEDTDLNRFNLQFPLCYDAVGTMRILRQGYLEPLYDRDGDARLLGPRMWHEVPPLLRLPDAPDPLRLVVSLRLMAHR from the coding sequence GTGGACGCCAACTCCGTCCGTCCCAAGGCCCCGATCGACCGGTTGCGCACCTCCGGCGCCGACCTCGACATCGACTCTCTCCGCACCTTCTACACCGCCCACCGGTGCGCCCAGATCCCGCAGGTCGCCGACGTCACCGCACTCAAGGAGGCGGCTCTGTCGATCTACCGGCAGCTGAGCGACGAGCCCGTGCTCGACGCTCAGGAACACGCGGCCGGCGACGGTTCGCTCGGCTACGGCTTCCGACTGCTGCGCATCGACGCCAAGTCAGACTCACCCGCCCACGCCGAACGCGTCACCACCGTCTTCCGCCACCACGGGCTGCTCGACTGGGCCGAACACGCGGCCCGTCACCTGCTGCCCGTGGTCGAGGCCATCACCGGCCGCCAACTGCACTACGAGCGGGTGTTCCTGCTGGCCTACCGAGAAGGCGACTACATCGGCCCGCACGGTGCCGAGGAGGACACCGACCTCAACCGCTTCAACCTGCAGTTCCCGCTGTGCTACGACGCCGTCGGCACCATGCGCATCCTGCGCCAGGGCTACCTGGAGCCGCTCTACGACCGCGACGGCGACGCCCGGCTGCTCGGCCCACGTATGTGGCACGAAGTACCGCCACTGCTCCGGCTGCCCGACGCACCGGACCCCCTTCGCCTGGTCGTCTCGCTGCGGCTGATGGCACATCGGTGA
- a CDS encoding methyltransferase domain-containing protein, with protein MDWDSLFGGDYDYFDLPDLTPELSEKEASSMVELGGFEPGMDLLDAPCGHGRHANVLASRGYRVVGIDRDERFLAMARDEAEKTGVQVDYRHVDLREMSFAAEFDAAVSWYSSFGYFDDETDRDILRRYRRALRPGGRFLLDMHSPYRHIPSVLANHDMHVDILRRGQDMAIDVQELDAEASRYYAEKTTIRDNKVERARYSVRMFTAPEISEWFRSAGFSHTRVMDGTGAPFTVSSRRLVVLGTA; from the coding sequence GTGGATTGGGACAGCCTTTTCGGCGGCGACTACGACTATTTCGATCTCCCCGATCTCACTCCGGAACTGAGCGAGAAAGAAGCGTCGAGCATGGTCGAACTCGGCGGATTCGAGCCGGGAATGGATCTCCTTGACGCACCCTGCGGGCACGGCCGCCACGCCAACGTGCTGGCCTCCCGGGGTTATCGGGTGGTCGGCATCGACCGCGACGAGCGGTTCCTCGCGATGGCCCGAGACGAAGCCGAGAAAACGGGGGTCCAGGTCGATTACCGGCACGTCGATCTGCGCGAGATGTCCTTTGCCGCCGAATTCGACGCAGCCGTCTCCTGGTACAGTTCCTTCGGCTACTTCGACGATGAGACCGACCGGGACATTCTGCGACGCTATCGCCGCGCACTTCGCCCCGGCGGCCGGTTCCTGCTCGATATGCATTCTCCCTACCGGCACATTCCGAGCGTGCTGGCCAATCACGACATGCACGTCGACATCCTGCGCCGCGGACAGGACATGGCCATCGACGTCCAGGAACTCGACGCCGAGGCCAGCCGCTACTACGCGGAGAAGACCACCATTCGCGACAACAAGGTGGAACGCGCCCGCTACAGCGTCCGCATGTTCACCGCCCCCGAAATCAGCGAGTGGTTCCGCTCTGCCGGGTTCTCCCACACCCGGGTCATGGACGGGACCGGCGCACCCTTCACCGTCAGCAGCCGCCGCCTGGTGGTGCTCGGCACCGCCTGA
- a CDS encoding helix-turn-helix domain-containing protein yields the protein MSGQEGITPRQRLTVAHKLDHLLKLHAKPGNDDKPSYKTMATEIAAQSGETFSGAYLWQLHRGERTNPTLRHLSALAAYFGVPVSYFTDDDVARSVIDEEDLARRELDRSMAEAGVSAVYLRGDLTALSPEGKRMAADMIRQIRALEQGTKKPPSPPRA from the coding sequence ATGAGCGGCCAGGAGGGCATCACGCCCCGGCAGCGTTTGACAGTTGCGCACAAGCTCGATCACTTGCTCAAGCTGCACGCCAAACCGGGCAATGATGACAAGCCGTCCTACAAGACGATGGCAACGGAAATCGCCGCGCAGTCGGGCGAGACGTTCTCCGGCGCGTACCTGTGGCAACTGCACCGCGGAGAGCGCACCAACCCGACCCTGCGGCATCTCAGCGCTCTGGCAGCGTACTTCGGTGTGCCAGTGTCGTACTTCACCGACGATGATGTGGCCCGAAGCGTGATCGACGAGGAAGACCTGGCCCGCCGTGAACTGGACAGGTCCATGGCCGAGGCCGGAGTGAGCGCGGTATATCTGCGCGGCGACCTCACGGCGCTGTCCCCAGAGGGGAAACGGATGGCCGCGGACATGATTCGCCAGATCCGTGCGCTGGAGCAAGGTACGAAAAAACCTCCGTCCCCGCCACGCGCATGA
- a CDS encoding DegT/DnrJ/EryC1/StrS family aminotransferase, giving the protein MGNSLAISGGPRLSDREWPRWPQPGERALKSLEDVLMSGRWTISCAYQGRQSYERQFAAAFADYCRSAMCVPMATGTASLAIALEACGVGAGDEVIVPGLSWVASASAVLGINAVPVLVDIDPDTYCLDPAAVEAAITERTQAITVVHAYSAVADLDSLLDIAQRHGLPVIEDCAHAHGASYGNWPVGAFGMAGVFSMQGSKLLTCGEGGALVTDDADIAMRAEHLRADGRVVRRDPVEVGEMELEETGQLMGSNACLSEFHAAVLLDQLALLDGQNARRVRAADHLSDRLGEIGMVVQNTSPGTTDRSYYRYMVRLPDEVLAVAPVERIARALTAELGFAVTQTHRPLNDNPLHRPASRRRFATDAQFLERVAPSRFDLPVAKRIYGSVVSFGHEVLLAPLDAIDDIARAFRKVLDNVREVAR; this is encoded by the coding sequence ATGGGAAATTCACTGGCGATCTCCGGTGGACCGCGTCTGTCCGACCGCGAGTGGCCGCGTTGGCCGCAGCCGGGCGAACGTGCGCTGAAAAGCCTCGAAGACGTATTGATGAGCGGCCGTTGGACGATTAGCTGCGCCTATCAGGGGCGGCAATCCTACGAGCGTCAATTCGCGGCCGCATTCGCAGACTACTGCCGTTCGGCGATGTGCGTGCCGATGGCGACGGGAACCGCCTCGCTGGCCATCGCGCTGGAGGCGTGCGGGGTCGGTGCCGGGGACGAGGTGATCGTGCCCGGGCTGAGCTGGGTGGCGTCCGCGTCGGCCGTGCTCGGCATCAACGCCGTACCGGTGCTGGTGGACATCGACCCGGACACTTACTGCCTGGACCCGGCGGCCGTGGAGGCGGCGATCACCGAGCGGACCCAGGCCATCACCGTGGTGCACGCCTACTCGGCCGTCGCGGACCTGGACTCACTGCTGGACATCGCCCAGCGCCACGGTCTGCCGGTGATCGAGGACTGCGCGCACGCACACGGCGCCAGTTACGGCAACTGGCCGGTAGGTGCGTTCGGCATGGCCGGGGTCTTCAGCATGCAGGGCAGCAAGTTGCTGACGTGCGGCGAGGGCGGTGCGCTGGTGACCGACGACGCGGACATCGCGATGCGCGCGGAGCATCTGCGCGCGGACGGGCGGGTGGTGCGCCGCGATCCGGTGGAGGTGGGCGAGATGGAGCTGGAGGAGACCGGTCAGCTGATGGGCAGCAACGCCTGTCTGTCGGAGTTCCACGCGGCGGTGCTGCTGGATCAGCTGGCCCTGCTCGACGGGCAGAACGCCCGCCGGGTGCGGGCCGCGGACCACCTCTCCGACCGGCTCGGCGAAATAGGGATGGTGGTGCAGAACACCTCCCCGGGGACCACCGACCGTAGCTACTACCGCTACATGGTGCGGCTGCCCGACGAGGTGCTGGCCGTGGCACCGGTGGAGCGGATCGCCCGCGCACTCACCGCCGAATTGGGTTTCGCGGTGACGCAGACCCATCGGCCGCTGAACGACAATCCGCTTCACCGGCCTGCCTCACGCCGGCGGTTCGCCACCGATGCGCAGTTCCTGGAGAGGGTGGCCCCGTCGCGGTTCGATCTCCCGGTGGCCAAGCGCATCTACGGAAGCGTGGTGAGCTTCGGTCACGAGGTGCTCCTGGCCCCGCTCGACGCCATCGACGACATCGCGCGGGCGTTCAGGAAGGTCCTGGACAACGTCCGGGAGGTCGCCCGCTGA
- a CDS encoding ParB/RepB/Spo0J family partition protein translates to MSDHRNAAACKPAAMVPTSSLLPSHSPRIAGEDERHVEALAESDAPLPPIIVHRSTMRVVDGMHRLRAAALRSQERIAVQFFEGNEEDAFVLAVQLNSAHGLPLSRADRADAAARIITSHPQWSDRRIAAVTGLAASSVAAMRPRSTEKPEQLTKRVGRDGRSRPLDPAEGRIRASRLLAAKPGSTLKEVAEESGVSIATAKDVRDRVRAGKDPLPPRLRSAARTQPGPTGIDKRPAGPGHDVLRTSPPDLGFVLRQIAKDPSMRTEAGRCLAQLLRTHALVDETKWCKLAAGVPGHRAAAVAQAARVCAEQWLRLAREVEAGGQEAPA, encoded by the coding sequence ATGTCTGATCACAGAAATGCTGCAGCCTGCAAACCGGCAGCGATGGTGCCCACCTCCTCGTTGCTTCCCTCTCACTCGCCCAGGATTGCGGGAGAGGACGAAAGGCATGTCGAGGCGCTTGCCGAGTCGGATGCACCGCTTCCGCCCATCATCGTGCACCGGTCGACGATGCGCGTTGTCGACGGCATGCACCGCCTGCGGGCTGCCGCGCTCAGAAGCCAAGAGCGCATCGCGGTTCAGTTCTTCGAAGGCAATGAGGAAGACGCCTTCGTCCTGGCGGTGCAGCTGAATTCGGCGCATGGCCTGCCGTTGAGCCGAGCCGACCGTGCCGACGCAGCAGCACGGATCATCACCTCTCACCCGCAGTGGTCGGACCGGCGTATCGCTGCCGTCACCGGTCTCGCAGCCAGCAGCGTCGCAGCCATGCGGCCCCGTTCAACGGAAAAACCTGAGCAGTTGACCAAACGGGTGGGCAGGGACGGACGCTCCCGGCCTCTCGACCCGGCCGAAGGCCGCATACGTGCCAGCCGGCTGCTTGCCGCCAAGCCTGGCAGCACCCTCAAGGAGGTTGCCGAAGAATCCGGGGTCAGCATCGCCACGGCGAAGGATGTGCGAGACCGGGTGCGTGCTGGAAAGGACCCGTTGCCACCGAGGCTGCGTAGTGCCGCGCGGACTCAACCCGGGCCAACCGGCATTGACAAGAGGCCGGCAGGTCCTGGCCACGACGTTTTGCGCACTTCACCGCCCGACCTCGGCTTCGTACTGCGCCAGATCGCGAAGGACCCCTCCATGCGGACAGAAGCGGGCCGTTGCCTGGCGCAGTTGTTGAGGACCCATGCCCTCGTGGACGAGACCAAGTGGTGCAAGCTGGCTGCCGGAGTGCCGGGACATCGTGCTGCAGCGGTGGCCCAAGCTGCGCGGGTCTGTGCCGAGCAGTGGCTGCGTCTTGCGAGGGAGGTTGAAGCCGGCGGTCAAGAAGCGCCGGCATGA
- a CDS encoding aminoglycoside phosphotransferase family protein encodes MTGTTTGRERAARAAQTAAVAAEIFRRHGVDFATARRAAGWTNATWLGGGLAVRVAGSTAAQDLVRETRLARLLPPEVGYPAVLDFGTTRGCEWVVTREIPATSLDEAWPTLDGERRVTATRQLWERARAVHRVDPASAAPVARTRNPFYAQSPNEAEDGLLRLHTAGVLTDTEHERLSAALDRHWAALADAASVLNHGDLSPVNALWDGTDVVSLLDFEFAVLAPVQLDLNELVKMAYAPVQADAQPTAEEQADRTLLQEAVADLARPLLHTEADIDLLTGYSIQLETWGLERELAKPGRQAYRQGEPYRMLVAWAHTDGGCCAPLLER; translated from the coding sequence GTGACCGGCACCACGACCGGCCGCGAACGCGCGGCGCGCGCCGCACAGACCGCCGCCGTAGCAGCCGAGATCTTCCGGCGCCACGGCGTGGACTTCGCGACCGCCCGCCGCGCGGCCGGCTGGACCAACGCCACCTGGCTGGGCGGCGGACTCGCCGTACGCGTCGCGGGCTCAACCGCAGCCCAGGACCTGGTGCGTGAGACCCGGCTGGCCCGGCTGCTGCCCCCTGAGGTGGGCTATCCGGCGGTGCTGGACTTCGGCACGACCCGCGGCTGCGAATGGGTGGTCACCCGGGAGATCCCCGCGACCAGCCTGGACGAGGCCTGGCCTACGCTCGATGGTGAACGGCGCGTGACCGCGACCCGGCAACTGTGGGAGCGGGCCCGGGCGGTGCACCGCGTCGACCCGGCCTCCGCCGCGCCCGTGGCCCGCACCCGCAACCCCTTCTACGCGCAATCCCCCAACGAGGCCGAGGACGGCCTGCTGCGGCTGCACACGGCCGGGGTGCTCACCGACACCGAACACGAACGGCTGAGCGCCGCGCTCGACCGCCACTGGGCGGCCCTGGCCGATGCCGCCTCCGTGCTCAATCACGGCGATCTCTCCCCGGTCAACGCGCTGTGGGACGGCACTGACGTGGTGTCCCTGCTGGACTTCGAGTTCGCGGTCCTCGCGCCGGTGCAACTGGACCTGAACGAACTGGTCAAAATGGCCTACGCACCCGTGCAGGCAGACGCGCAGCCGACCGCCGAGGAGCAGGCCGACCGGACACTGCTGCAGGAAGCGGTGGCTGACCTGGCTCGCCCCCTGCTGCACACCGAAGCCGACATCGACCTGCTCACCGGCTACTCGATCCAGCTGGAGACCTGGGGCCTGGAGCGCGAGCTGGCCAAACCCGGCAGACAGGCGTACCGGCAAGGGGAGCCCTACCGGATGCTCGTCGCCTGGGCGCACACGGACGGCGGCTGCTGCGCCCCGCTGCTGGAGCGCTGA
- a CDS encoding ABC transporter ATP-binding protein, with protein MSAAALLGLLWLGSQALVPVVVREAIDHGLVPGDMDAVLVWSAALLGLGVVQAASGTIRRRLSMHNALAAGFRTVQLVVGHADRLGAGLERRVDDGELVSIGTSDMATIGNAFDVVGRAFGAVVSTLLVAVVLLDQSPSLGLLLIVALPAIILTMGYTLRPLHRRQGAYRDLQGELTSRLTDVVTGLRVLRGVGGETSFARSYRERSQRVRAAGSRVAGAEALIRATQVLLPGLLVAIVTWIGARAALNGSVTPGELVAFYAYAAFLVEPLAIFTDTADRFARAHVAARRAIAVLSLPAASPDTERGRTPLPAGGHDLVDQRTGLVVTPGSFLAVVAPPTEGVQLADRLGGYTDGPVHYAGLPLTELRTEQLRDHILVVDNHSRLLRGPLRDSLDPHRAACDDDVHAALRVAAAEDLVEALPNGLDTEITADGSRFSGGQRQRLVLARAILADPGILVVVDPTSAVDAHTEDRVGRRLRAARQGRTTVLVSSSPLLLDHAEQVAFLHGGRVAATGSHRDLLATSAHYRLLIQRETGEDPTGDTPTTSFVTRGPAQ; from the coding sequence TTGAGTGCGGCAGCCCTCCTGGGCCTGCTCTGGCTCGGCTCGCAGGCACTCGTTCCGGTCGTCGTGCGCGAGGCCATCGACCACGGGCTCGTCCCCGGCGACATGGACGCCGTCCTTGTGTGGTCCGCCGCGCTCCTGGGCCTCGGCGTGGTCCAGGCGGCCTCAGGTACGATCCGCCGCCGGCTGAGCATGCACAACGCGCTGGCCGCCGGCTTCCGCACGGTGCAACTCGTGGTCGGCCACGCGGACCGGCTCGGTGCCGGCCTCGAACGCCGCGTGGACGACGGTGAACTCGTCAGCATCGGCACCTCGGACATGGCCACCATCGGCAACGCCTTCGACGTCGTCGGCCGGGCCTTCGGCGCCGTCGTCTCCACGCTGCTGGTGGCCGTGGTGCTGCTCGATCAGTCCCCCTCGCTCGGCCTCCTGCTGATCGTCGCCCTGCCCGCCATCATCCTCACCATGGGCTACACCCTGCGCCCGCTGCACCGCAGACAGGGCGCCTACAGGGATCTCCAGGGCGAACTGACCTCCCGGCTCACCGACGTGGTGACCGGGCTACGGGTCCTGCGCGGCGTCGGCGGTGAGACCTCCTTCGCCCGCTCGTACCGCGAGCGCTCCCAGCGCGTACGCGCCGCCGGCTCCAGGGTCGCCGGCGCCGAGGCCCTCATCCGTGCAACCCAGGTGCTGCTGCCCGGTCTGCTGGTCGCCATCGTCACCTGGATCGGCGCGCGCGCCGCGCTGAACGGCTCGGTCACACCCGGCGAACTCGTGGCCTTCTACGCATACGCCGCCTTCCTCGTCGAGCCGCTGGCCATCTTCACCGACACCGCCGACCGGTTCGCCCGCGCCCATGTCGCCGCACGCCGCGCCATAGCCGTGCTCTCGCTGCCCGCCGCCTCCCCGGACACCGAGCGCGGGCGCACCCCGCTGCCCGCCGGCGGGCACGACCTGGTCGACCAGCGCACCGGACTGGTCGTCACCCCCGGCTCGTTCCTCGCGGTGGTGGCGCCGCCGACCGAGGGCGTACAGCTCGCCGACCGGCTCGGCGGCTACACCGACGGGCCCGTCCACTACGCCGGACTGCCGCTGACCGAGCTGCGCACCGAGCAGCTGCGCGACCACATCCTCGTGGTCGACAACCATTCCCGGCTCCTTCGGGGCCCTCTGCGCGACAGCCTCGACCCGCACCGCGCCGCCTGCGACGACGACGTGCATGCCGCGCTGCGGGTGGCCGCCGCGGAGGACCTCGTCGAGGCACTGCCCAACGGCCTGGACACCGAGATCACCGCCGACGGGTCACGATTCTCCGGCGGCCAGCGGCAGCGACTGGTGCTCGCCCGAGCCATACTCGCCGACCCCGGCATCCTCGTCGTGGTCGACCCCACCTCGGCCGTTGACGCGCACACCGAGGACCGGGTCGGCCGCAGGCTGCGCGCCGCCCGCCAGGGCCGCACCACCGTCCTGGTCAGCTCCAGCCCGCTGCTGCTCGACCACGCCGAACAGGTCGCCTTCCTCCACGGCGGGCGGGTCGCCGCCACCGGCAGCCACCGTGATCTGCTGGCCACCAGCGCGCACTACCGCCTGCTCATCCAGCGCGAAACCGGCGAGGACCCTACCGGGGACACGCCCACCACCAGCTTCGTCACCCGGGGGCCCGCGCAATGA
- a CDS encoding NAD(P)-dependent oxidoreductase: MVRPPRERLVRAAPALVGRDFGRPPMIIVDSVLRRRAQEGRPIRVGMVGAGYMGRGLVRHISNSVAGMRVAAISNRHAANAERAYAEAGLVHVRADTAGAISAAVAGGRPVVTEDAFALIAAEGIDCLVDVTGAVEFGARVTVAAIERGLPVVTMNAELDCTVGPLLAHRARSAGVVLTGADGDQPAVQANLLRFVRSLGVSPLVAGNVKGFQDEYRTPTTQQPFAKRWGQNVRMITSFTDGTKVSFEQAIVANAFGFTVPRRGMYGRDHSGHVDELTGMYDIDELREFGGIVDYVVGAKPAPGVYVLGTHDDPAQRQYLELYKLGGGPLYSFYTPYHLCHFEVPHTVVRAVDFGDAALTPPAGPRVDVVATAKRDLPAGTVLDGIGGYDSYGVAESHAVTRADGLLPMGISEGCVLHRAVARDTVLSYADVSLPPGRLVDALRDEQDNLFAV, encoded by the coding sequence ATGGTCCGGCCGCCGCGCGAGCGCCTCGTACGCGCTGCGCCGGCCCTGGTCGGCCGCGATTTCGGCAGGCCGCCGATGATCATCGTCGATAGCGTGCTGCGCCGACGCGCGCAAGAGGGCCGGCCGATCCGGGTCGGCATGGTCGGCGCCGGCTATATGGGACGCGGCCTGGTGCGGCACATCTCCAACTCGGTGGCCGGCATGCGGGTGGCAGCGATCTCCAACCGTCATGCGGCCAACGCCGAACGTGCCTACGCCGAGGCGGGGTTGGTCCACGTGCGGGCCGATACTGCGGGCGCGATCTCGGCGGCGGTGGCCGGGGGCCGGCCGGTGGTCACCGAGGACGCGTTCGCCCTGATCGCCGCGGAGGGCATCGACTGTCTGGTGGACGTCACCGGCGCGGTGGAGTTCGGTGCCCGGGTGACCGTCGCCGCCATCGAGCGGGGGCTGCCTGTGGTAACGATGAACGCCGAACTGGACTGTACGGTGGGCCCGTTGCTCGCGCACCGTGCCCGTTCGGCCGGGGTGGTGCTCACCGGGGCGGACGGTGACCAGCCCGCGGTGCAGGCCAATCTGCTGCGGTTCGTGCGCAGTCTGGGGGTGAGCCCCCTGGTCGCCGGCAACGTCAAGGGCTTTCAGGACGAGTACCGCACACCCACCACCCAGCAGCCGTTCGCCAAGCGGTGGGGCCAGAACGTCCGCATGATCACCAGCTTCACAGACGGGACGAAGGTCTCCTTCGAGCAGGCGATCGTGGCCAACGCCTTCGGCTTCACCGTGCCCCGGCGCGGCATGTACGGACGCGACCACAGCGGCCATGTGGATGAGTTGACCGGGATGTACGACATCGACGAACTGCGTGAGTTCGGTGGCATCGTGGACTACGTGGTGGGCGCCAAACCCGCCCCCGGTGTGTATGTGCTGGGCACCCACGACGACCCGGCGCAGCGCCAGTACCTGGAGCTGTACAAGCTCGGAGGCGGTCCACTGTACAGCTTTTACACGCCCTACCACCTGTGCCACTTCGAGGTGCCGCACACCGTGGTGCGTGCCGTGGACTTCGGCGATGCGGCACTGACCCCGCCCGCAGGCCCCCGGGTCGACGTGGTGGCCACCGCCAAGCGGGACCTGCCCGCCGGCACGGTGCTGGACGGAATCGGCGGCTACGACAGCTACGGGGTAGCCGAGTCCCACGCTGTGACGCGCGCCGACGGCCTGCTGCCGATGGGCATCTCCGAGGGTTGTGTGCTCCACCGCGCTGTCGCCAGAGACACCGTGCTCAGCTACGCCGATGTGTCCCTGCCGCCGGGCCGACTCGTCGATGCGCTGCGCGACGAGCAGGACAATCTGTTCGCCGTCTGA
- a CDS encoding ABC transporter ATP-binding protein — protein sequence MSRTTLPVADTAEVRKHARVLARRHTRDLGWMLTLHGLAAVCALLAPWLIGRLIDEVAGTTTADTVNLLGLGLLVSLISQAALTYWAVQRSCRFGEKITAEVREDFVDRVVGLPLSTVEDAEPGDLITRASRDTDALTNTVRYAAPETLIASLTCLFTFGALLLVGPLTALPSLLVIPLLWAGTRWYLRRSGAAYRRRGASYVALGDSLAETVPGARTTEAFGLQHWRRRALDRDLVQAYQAERHTMWLRSSWYLLVELSYAVPLVATLAIGGLLYTRDLASLGQVVAATLYVRQLIFPLDDVLSWTDELQIGSASLARVLGVSKLPADRAPTGALPSGQDLTACAVTYSYVPGLTVLHDIDLDLAPGERLAVVGPSGSGKSTLGKLLAGIYHPGSGTVRLGGVPLVELSTGELRGRIALVTQEQHVFRGTLQENLTLARPGADGTEVRRALEVVGADDWAAALPDGLDTLIGSTGHELTAAQAQQVALARLVLANPHTLVLDEATALLDPATARHTERAMAAVLNDRTVIAIAHRLHTAEDADRIAVVEQGRVTELGSHHELLAASGAYAALWRAWHGE from the coding sequence ATGAGCAGGACAACGCTGCCGGTCGCCGACACGGCCGAGGTGCGCAAGCACGCCCGCGTCCTGGCCCGGCGCCACACCCGCGACCTCGGCTGGATGCTGACACTGCACGGACTGGCCGCGGTGTGCGCACTGCTTGCTCCCTGGCTGATCGGCCGACTGATCGACGAAGTGGCCGGTACCACCACCGCCGACACGGTCAATCTGCTCGGCCTCGGCCTGCTGGTCTCACTGATCTCCCAGGCCGCGCTCACCTACTGGGCGGTCCAGCGCTCCTGCCGGTTCGGCGAGAAGATCACCGCCGAGGTGCGCGAAGACTTCGTCGACCGGGTGGTGGGCTTGCCGCTGTCCACCGTGGAGGACGCCGAACCCGGCGATTTGATCACCCGCGCCTCACGCGACACCGACGCCCTCACCAACACTGTCCGCTACGCCGCCCCCGAGACCCTCATCGCCTCGCTGACCTGCCTGTTCACATTCGGCGCCCTGCTGCTGGTCGGCCCACTCACCGCGCTGCCGAGCCTTCTGGTGATACCGCTGCTGTGGGCCGGCACCCGCTGGTATCTGCGCCGCTCCGGCGCCGCCTACCGCAGGCGCGGGGCCAGCTACGTGGCGCTCGGCGACAGCCTCGCCGAGACTGTACCCGGCGCCCGCACCACCGAGGCATTCGGTCTCCAGCACTGGCGCCGCCGGGCGCTCGACCGCGACCTGGTGCAGGCATACCAGGCCGAACGCCACACGATGTGGCTGCGCAGCTCCTGGTACCTGCTGGTTGAGCTCAGCTACGCCGTCCCGCTGGTGGCCACCCTCGCCATCGGCGGGCTGCTCTACACACGTGACCTGGCCTCGCTGGGCCAAGTGGTCGCTGCCACCCTCTATGTACGGCAGTTGATCTTCCCGCTGGACGACGTACTGAGCTGGACGGACGAACTGCAGATCGGCTCGGCCTCGCTGGCCCGGGTGCTCGGCGTGAGCAAGCTGCCGGCCGACCGCGCACCCACCGGCGCCCTGCCCTCAGGACAAGACCTCACCGCCTGCGCCGTCACCTACTCCTACGTGCCCGGACTCACCGTTCTGCACGACATCGACCTCGACCTCGCACCGGGCGAACGGCTCGCCGTCGTCGGCCCCTCCGGCTCCGGCAAGTCCACCCTCGGCAAGCTGCTCGCGGGCATCTACCACCCCGGCTCCGGCACGGTCCGGCTCGGTGGGGTGCCACTGGTCGAACTGAGCACCGGGGAACTGCGCGGCCGCATCGCGCTGGTCACCCAGGAACAGCACGTCTTCCGCGGCACCCTGCAGGAAAACCTCACCCTCGCCCGACCGGGCGCCGACGGCACCGAGGTGCGCCGCGCCCTGGAAGTGGTCGGCGCCGACGACTGGGCAGCGGCGCTGCCCGACGGCCTCGACACCCTCATCGGTTCCACCGGGCACGAGCTCACCGCCGCACAGGCCCAACAGGTCGCACTGGCCCGGCTGGTGCTCGCCAACCCACACACCCTGGTCCTCGACGAGGCCACCGCACTGCTCGACCCCGCCACGGCCCGGCACACCGAGCGGGCCATGGCCGCCGTGCTGAACGACCGCACCGTCATCGCCATCGCGCACCGGCTGCACACCGCCGAGGACGCCGACCGGATCGCGGTCGTCGAGCAGGGCCGTGTCACCGAACTGGGCAGCCACCACGAACTGCTGGCAGCGAGCGGCGCCTATGCCGCATTGTGGCGAGCCTGGCACGGTGAATGA